The window CGTGTCTACGCCGCCGCCCGCCGACCCGCCCGCCGGACCGACCGGAGAACCGACGACCGAACCGACCGCCGAACCGGCCCGCCACGCGCGGTCCGCCGGTGCCGGGCCCCTACAGCGCCGGGCCCCTACAGCGGGGTGACGGCCTTCAGCACCAGCAACAGCGCCACCGCCGCGTTGACCGCGCAGAGCGCCGACGCGGCCGTTCCGATCGCCGCCACCATGGCCGCGAGGCCCGCCCGGGTGTGGGCCGGCGGCCAGTTCCGCGAGGACGGCACCGGGCCGAGCAGCGCGGCCACCCGGCGCGGCACCGGGCCGGGCACGGCCCCCGGCGCGGCGAAGGCGGCGAAGCCGGGAGCGGGCGCCCGGTGCGAGACCAGCGCCGCCCGGGCCACCGCCCGGGCCGTGATCCGCCGGTCGCCGACCGCCTGGGCCGACTCCTCGTCCGCCCACCGCTCCGCGCTGTACGCCACCGCCTGCTGCAGGGGCCGCAGGAACGGGTTGACGCAGCCCGCGAGTTGGGTGATCAGCAGATAGCGGTGGTGCCGGTGCTCCAGGTGCGCCCGCTCGTGCGCGAGCAGCGCCTCGCGCTCGTCGGCCGCCAACCCGGCCAGCATCCCGGTGGAGACCACCACCCGCCCCGGCGAGCCGGGCAGCGCGTAGGCGTAGGGCCGGTCGTCCGGCAGCACCGCGAGGTCGTCCGGGAGCCCGCCGGGCGTGCCGCCGAGTCCGTACCCGGCGGTCCCGGCGAGTCCGTACCCGGTCGTGCCGCCGAGGTCGCGGCCGAGCGCCCGGCGGGCCCGGGCCCGGATCCTCAGGTGTCGCACCACCGTGCGCAGACAGGCCCCGGCCACCACGGCCAGCACGCAGATCGCCGCCGTGCCGACCGTCTCGTGGTACGGCAGCGCCGCCCGCACCTCCGGGTCGGACCAGCTGTCCGGCAGCGGGTTGCCCGGGATCTGGGCGGTGCCCACCACCCCGGTCAGGCCGAGGCAGACGGCGCTGCACAGCGCCATCACCGCACTGATCACGGTCAGCAGCCGGGACGCCCCGCGCGGATGCAGGTGCTGTTCGGTGAGCCGGGCGATCGGGACGGCGGTCAGCGGCAGGATGAGCGGGAGGAAGACGAAGACGCCCACGGGTCAGCTCTCGTGGTCGGCCACTGCCGGATCGGCACCGGCGCTGTCCAGCAGCGTCCGCAGCAGCTCCTCGTCGTGCGGCAGCAGGGCGGTGACGAAGCTGGCCAGGACGGCGTCCCGGTCCGGCTCGCCGTCCAGCATCCGGCGCATCCGCAGTGCGGCCAGCCCGGCCGCGTCGGAGGACGCCTGCCAGAGGTAGGAGCGGCCCGATCGGGTCCGCGAGACGGCCTTCTTGGCGTGCAGCCGGGACAGGATGGTCATCACGGTGGTGTACGCCAGGCCGCCGTCCAGCCGCTCCTGGACCCAGACCGCGGTGGCCGGGCCGGGCGCCCGCTGGAGCACCGCCAGCACCTGGGCCTCCAGCTCGCCCTGGCCTCGCCGGCGGGCCCGTGGATCCCCGGCCGCCGGGGCGTGCCTCTCCTCTGCCATGACGGCCACTCCCTCCGGATGCCGCGCCCCGCAACCGGCGGGACGCGCTCTCATCCTAACGAGCGACCGCCGGCCCCCGGCCGCCCACCGGCCCGCTCAGACCAGCGGCTCACGGGCGTTCTGCCGCCGGTCCAGCTCGGCGATCCCGGGGTGGTGCAGGTCGAAGGCCGGGGACTCCGATCGGATCCGGGGCAGGGTGACGAAGTTGTGCCGCGGCGGCGGGCAGGAGGTGGCCCACTCCAGCGACCGCCCGTACCCCCACGGGTCGTCCTCGGTGACCCTGCGGCCGTACCGCGCGGTGTGCCAGACGTTGTAGAGGAACGGCAGGGTGGAGATGCCGAGCAGGAAGGAGCCGATGCTGGAGACGGTGTTCAGCGTGGTGAAGCCGTCCGAGGCCAGGTAGTCGGCGTAGCGGCGCGGCATGCCCTCGGCGCCCAGCCAGTGCTGCACCAGGAAGGTGGCGTGGAACCCGACGAAGAGCGTCCAGAAGTGGATCCGCCCGAGCCGCTCGTCCAGCATCCGTCCGGTGAACTTGGGCCACCAGAAGTGGAAGCCGGCGAACATCGCGAAGACCACGGTGCCGAAGACCACGTAGTGGAAGTGGGCGACGACGAAGTACGAGTCCGAGACGTGGAAGTCGATCGGCGGCGCCGCGAGCAGGACCCCGGTCAGCCCGCCGAACAGGAAGGTGACCAGGAAGCCGACCGTCCAGAGCATCGGGGCCTCGAAGCTCAGCGAGCCCTTCCACATGGTGCCGATCCAGTTGAAGAACTTCACCCCCGTCGGCACCGCGATCAGCATCGTCATGATCGAGAAGAACGGCAGCAGCACCTGGCCGGTGACGAACATGTGGTGCGCCCAGACCGTGATCGACAGGCCGGTGATGGCGATGGTGGCGGCGATCAGCCCGGAGTAGCCGAAGACCGGCTTGCGGCTGAAGACCGGGATGATCTCGGTGACGATGCCGAAGAACGGCAGCGCGATGATGTACACCTCCGGGTGCCCGAAGAACCAGAACAGGTGCTGCCAGAGCAGCGCCCCGCCGTTCGCCGCGTCGAAGACGTGCGAGCCGAACTTGCGGTCCGACTCCAGGCAGAGCAGCGCGGCCGCCAGCACCGGGAAGGCGAAGAGCACCAGGACGGCGGTGAGCAGGATGTTCCAGACGAAGATCGGCATCCGGAACATCGTCATCCCGGGGGCCCGGAGGCAGACGATCGTGGTGATGAAGTTGACCGAGCCGAGGATGGTCCCGAAGCCGGAGAAGGCCAGGCCCATGATCCACAGGTCCGCGCCGAGGCCCGGGCTGTGCTCGGCGCTGTTCAGCGGCGCGTAGGCGAACCAGCCGAAGTCGGCCGCGCCGTCCGGGGTGACGAAGCCGTAGAGGGCGATCAGCGAGCCGAACAGGTAGAGCCAGTAGGCGAGCGCGTTCAGCCGGGGGAAGGCCACGTCGGGCGCGCCGATCTGCAACGGCATGATCCAGTTGGCGAAGCCGGCGAACAGCGGGGTCGCGAACATCAGCAGCATGATCGTGCCGTGCATGGTGAAGAGCTGGTTGAACTCCTCGTTGGAGAGCAGTTGCAGCCCCGGCCGGGCCAGCTCGATCCGCATCAGCATCGCCATCAGCCCGCCGACCAGGAAGAACAGGAACGCGGTGGTGATGTAGAGGGTGCCGATCCGCTTGTGGTCGGTGGTGGTGAGCCAGCCCACCAGGGCCCGGCCGCGCCGTCGGCGCGCGGCCGCCCGCCGGCGGTCCAGTCGCGGCGTGCGCGACGGGCGCGGAGCCCGCTCCACGGCGTCCTTCGGCAGGAGAGTCACGCGGCGCACCTTCCGTACTCGGGGCCGGGCCCCGGTCGAGCCCGCCGGCCCGGGCCCGGACAGCAGTCGGACAACGACTACCAGCCGCCGCCCGGCCCCGCCGGGGGCGCGCGGGGCCGGTCACCCGAACAGGCGCGGTCCGGTTGCCCGGCGCCCGGCCGCGGCGGACGGTCGAGGTCCGTACCCCTTTCCGTGCGCCTGTTCGCCGTCGGTCCGGCTCCGGCCGGGAACCGCCGACGACGCCGGCCTGCGGCCCAGGAGGAGTCATGAGCACCTCGTCGCCCACCCCCGACCAGCCCCCGCCCGGGCGCCCCGGCACCGGGGCGCCGCCCCCGCCGCCATCGGCCGACCGGTTCCGTGACTGGGCCCCCGGCCTGGTGATGTTCGCGGGTGTGCTGATGCTCATCAACGGCTTCATGGAGGCGGTGCGGGGCATCATGGCGGTCGCCGACGACGACATCTTCGTCTCGACCCCGCGCTACGTCTTCCGCTTCGACCTCACCGGGTGGGGATGGGTGCACATCGTCATCGGCGCCCTGGTCGCGGTGGTCGGTGCCTTCGTCCTCAAGGGCGCCGCCTGGGCCCGCTGGGCCGGTGTGTTCCTCACCGCGCTGAGCGCCCTGGACAACTTCCTGGCCCTGCCGTACTACCCGCTCTGGTCGATCGTGGTGATCGCCCTGGACGTCTTCATCATCTGGGCGCTCTGCGTCTACCGGCCGGAGGACGACGTGTACTGACCGGCCGCACCGACCCGCCCCACGCCCGTACCGCACCGCCGGTACGGGCGCGGGCCGTCTCAGCTGCGGGCGCGCTGGGTGACCGCGATGCAGACCAGCACCACCACCGCGGTGACCGGCGCCGCCACCGGCAGCTCCTCGCCCAGCAGCAGCACCGCCCAGACCAGCGTCAGCAGCGGCTGGGCGAGCTGGAGCTGACTGGCCCTCGGCACCCCGATCGCCGCCATCCCCCGGTACCAGAGCACGAACCCGCCGAGCTGCGACACCGCCGCCGTGTACGCCAGCCCGGCCAGCGCCTTCACCCCCGGGTGCGCCGGCTCGCCCGGCAGCGCCAGCGCCGTGGTCACCACGGTGACCGGCAGCGCCGCGACCACCGCCCAGGCGATCACCTGCCACCCCGGCAGCTCCCGCGAGATCCGCCCGCCCTCCGCGTACCCGGCCGCGCAGACCACCAGCGCGGCGAACAGGTAGAGGTCGGCGGTGGTCGGCCGCCCGTGGCTCTGCAGCAGGGTGAAGGCCAGCACCGCCGCCGCACCGGCCAGCGCCGCGCACCAGAAGGCCCGGGACGGGCGCCGGCCGGTGCGCAGCGCCGAGAACGCGGCGGTGGCGAGCGGCAGCACACCGATGACCACAGCCGAGTGGGCGGTCGAGGAGGCCCGCAGCGCCAGCGTGGTGAGCAGCGGGAAGCCCAGCACGCAGCCGGCCGAGACCACCAGCAGCCCGGGCCAGTGCCGGCGCGCGGGGAGCGGGACGCGGGCGGCCGCCAGGCAGAGCGCGGCGAGCAGCCCGGCCACGGCGCCGCGCAGGCCGGTCGCCGTCCACGGACCGAACCCGGACAGGGCCCAGGCGGTCGCGGGGAAGCTGAAGGAGAAGGAGAGGACGCCGAGGGCCGCCAGGGCCGTACCGGAGCTGCCCGAGCTGCCGGAGCTGCCGGAGCTGCCCGAGCTGGCGGAGCCGATCGGTGCCTGCGGTGCTATCGCGATCGGGCGGGTAGCGCTATCTTGTGCCGTCATGAACGAGCGTAGCAGCGTGACCGATCTGGCCGACAGCCTGCGCCGGGAGGTCGAGCGCTACCCGGAGGGACGCAAGCTGCCGTCGAGCCGGGCCCTGATGGAGCGCCACCAGGTCAGCCCGGTGACGGTCTCCCGGGCGATCGCCGTGCTGGCGGCCGAGGGCCTGGTGGTCTCCCGGCCGGGCGCCGGGGTCTTCCGGGCCGCCGCCTTCGCGGGCGGCGGCACCACCGGCGGCGGTTCGCCGCTCGCCGCGCCGACCGCCCGGCCCGGCGACCTCTCCTGGCAGGAGCTCGCGCTGAGCGCCGACGCGGGCCCGCGCGACCGGGGCGCGGGCGCGCTGTTCGCCACCCTGAACGTCCCGCCGCCCGACGTGGTCGACCTGAACGGCGGCTACCCGCACGCCTCGCTCCAGCCGGAGCGGCTGCTGGCCGCCGCCCTGGCCCGGGCCGGCCGGCGGCCCGGCGCCTGGGAGCGCCCGCCGGTCGACGGGCTGACCGAACTGCGCGCCTGGTTCGCCCGGGACATCGGCGGCAACGGCGGGCCGCTGGGCGCGGGCGACGTCCTGGTCACGGCGGGCGGGCAGAGCGCGCTGACCGTCGCGATCCGCTCGCTGGCCGCCCCGGGCGCACCCGTGCTGGTGGAGTCGCCGACCTATCCCGGGACGCTCGCGGTCGCCCGCGCGGCGGGCGTGCGGCCGGTCCCCGTCCCGGTGGACGAGGACGGCGTGCGCACCGACCTGCTGGCGGCGGCCTTCGACACCACCCGGGCCCGGGTCTTCGTCTGCCAGCCGCTGTTCCAGAACCCGACCGGCGCGGTGCTCTCCCCCGAGCGGCGCGCCGAGGTGCTGCGGATCGCCCGGACGGCCGGCGCGTTCGTCGTCGAGGACGACTTCGCCCGCCGGCTGGTCCACGCCGACTCCCCCGCACTGCCGCGCCCGCTCGCCGCCGACGACCCGGACGGCGTGGTGGTCCACCTGCGCTCGCTGACCAAGGCCACCTCGCCCAATCTGCGGGTCGGCGCGCTGACCGCCCGCGGCCCGGCCCTGCGGCGGCTGCGGGCGACCCAGGTGGTGGACAGCTTCTTCGTGCCCCGGCCGCTCCAGGAGGCGGCACTGGAACTGGTCGCCGACCCGGGCTGGGCGCGCCACCTGCGCACCCTCGGCGCCGAGCTGCGCGACCGCCGGACGCTCACGGTGGCGGCGCTGCGCCGCGAACTCCCCGGGCTGCTCGGCCCGCACCGGCCCGGGGGCTACCACCTCTGGCTGCGGCTGCCGGAGGGCACCGACGAGGCCGCGCTGGCCACCGCCGCGCTGCACGCCGGGGTGCTGGTCGCCCCCGGAAGCCCCTACTACGCCGCCGAGCCCCCGGCGCCCCACCTGCGGCTGAGCTATGCCGCCGTCGACAGCCCGGCCCGGATCGCCGAGGGCGTCCACCGGCTGCGCCGGGCCTACGAGGGTCTCACCGGCTGAACGCGGCCGGCCGCCGAGCGAGCGGGCGGGGGCGCGGGGCAGTCGGGCCCCCGTCAGCCCCGGTAGCCCGCCATCCGCTCCAGTCGGGCGATCCGCTCCGCCATCGGCGGGTGCGTCGAGAAGAGCTTCGTCCCGGCCTCGCCCGGGCGGAACGGGCTGGCGATCATCATGTGGCTGGCCGTCTGGAGCTGCGGCTCCGGTGGCAGCGGCAGCTGCCGGGTGCCGACGTCCAGCTTGCGCAGGGCGCTCGCCAGGGCGAGCGGGTCGCCGGTGATCCGGGCGCCGTCGGCGTCGGCCTGGTACTCCCGGGAGCGGCTGACGGCCAGCTGGATCAGCGAGGCGGCGAGCGGCCCCAGGATCATGATCGCGAGCATCCCGAAGAGCCCGGGGCCGTCGTCGTCGTCGCTGCGGCCGAACGGCACCAGCCAGGCGAAGTTCACCAGGAACATCACCACCGAGGCGAGCGCCCCGGCGACCGAGGAGATCAGGATGTCCCGGTTGTAGACGTGGCTCAGCTCGTGGCCGAGCACCCCGCGCAGCTCCCGCTCGTCCAGCAGCTGGAGGATGCCGTCGGTGCAGCAGACCGCCGCGTTGCGCGGGTTGCGGCCGGTGGCGAAGGCGTTCGGGGCCGGGGTCGGGGAGATGTACAGCCGCGGCATCGGCTGGCGGGCCGAGGTGGAGAGCTCACGGACGATCCGGTACAGCCGCGGCGCCTCGATCTCGCTCACCGGGCGGGCCCGCATGGCGCGCAGGGCGAGCTTGTCGCTGTTCCAGTACGCGTAGGCGTTGGTCCCGAGCGCGACCAGCAGGGCGATCACGAAGCCGGTGCGGCCGAAGAAGCTGCCGATCACCAGGATCAGCGCCGAGAGGCCGCCGAGCAGTGCGGCGGTCCTCAGTCCGTTGTGCCGGCGGTGCACGGCAGGCCCTCCAATGGTGCGGTGGGGAAGCCCTCGCTGCCTCGTCCCTCTGCCCGCTCAACGGGCGAGCCCGGCGGCCTTGTTCCCTTGTGACCACCGCTACACCCGGACCGCCCAGCCGCCCTCCCCGGCCGGCGGCCTCAGAACAGCGTGCCGCCGACCACCTGGAGGACCAGCTGCGGGGCCACCGAGAGCACCACGGCCACCGAGGCGGTGAGCCCCAGGGTGGCCGTCAGCGAGGCCGGCAGCCGGCGCTCGGCGACGGCGGTGACCGCGTCCTGCGACGGCTCCGGGGCGAAGAGCCGCGCCGTCCAGAGCAGGTAGTAGTACAGCGCGATGACCACATTGACGGCCATCACCACGGCCAGCCAGCCCAGCCCGGCGTCGACGGCGGCGCGGAACACCACCACCTTGCCGAACAGCCCGATCACCCCAGGCGGGAGCCCGGCCAGGCAGAGCAGGAAGAACGCCAGCGCCAGGGCCGTCCAGCGGCGCCGGGCGAACAGGCCGCGGAACTCGTCCACGCTCGTCCCGGCCCGGCGGCCGACGGCGGCGACCACCGCGAAGGCGCCCAGGTTCACCACGCCGTAGATCAGCGCGTACGCGGCGGTGGCGCCCAGGCTGTCCGCCCCGGTCCGTGCGTAGCCGGCGGCGGCGAGCGGCACCAGCAGGTACCCGGCCTGGCCCACCGAGGACCAGGCGAGCAACCGCACCGCGCTGTACCGGGTGTCGAACCGCTGGCGCAGCGCGCCCACGTTGCCGACCGTCATGGTGACGGCGGCCAGCACCGCGAGCACCAGGCCCCAGGTGTGCGCGTACGGCCGGAAGGCGATCGTGGTGACCAGCGCCAGGCCGGAGAGGCCGGCCGCCTTTCCGACCACCGAGAGGTAGCCGGCCACCGGCAGCGGGGCGCCGACGTAGGTGTCGGGCACCCAGAAGTGGAACGGGACGGCGGCGACCTTGAAGGCGAAGCCGACCAGGGTGAGCACCGCGCCGGCCTCGGCCAGCGGCTTGAGCTGGGCGGGGGCTTGGGCCAGGCCCTCGGCGACGGCGCCCAGGTGCAGGCTGCCGCTCGCGGCGTAGACGAAGCCGATGCCGAGCAGCATCACCGCGGTCGCGGTGACGGAGGAGAGGAAGAACTTCAGCGCGGCCTCCGCGCCCCGGCCGTCCCGGCGCAGCGCGACCAGGGCGAAGGCCGGCAGCGAGGCCACCTCCAGGGCGACCACCAGGGTGGCGAGGTCCCGGGAGGCGGGCAGCAGGGCGGCGCCGGTGGCGCTGGAGAGCAGCAGGAACCAGTACTCGCCGCCGGGCAGCCCCGCGGCGGAGCCGTCGTCCGATGCCGGGCCGTCCACGGTGTGCATCGAGAGCAGCGCGGCGATCAGCGCGCCGCCGAGCGCGAGCAGCTGGAAGACCAGCGCGAAGTGGTCCGCGACGTAGGAGCAGCCGGTGTCCCGCACGCAGAAGGTGCTCCGGGGCGAGCCGCCGGTGAGCGGGAGCAGGGCGAGCAGCGCGAGGGCGAGGCCGCCCACGGCCAGGGCGCCGAGCAGCTTGCGGTGGCGCGCGGGCAGGAAGAGGTCGGTGACCAGCACCGCGAGGGCGGCCAGCGCGGCGATCAGCGGGGGCGCGATCGCCACCCAGTCCACGGACTGGATCAGGCTGCCCGGGTCGGCTACGGCGAGGGAGGTCACAGTGGGCTGCCCCGTGGAGTGAGGTCCGAGTGCGGCGAGCTGGGGTCCGAGCATGTCAGCCACCCCCGAGGAGGTGCTTGACGGCCGGGTCGGAGAGACCGAGCAGGAGCGCGGGCCAGAGGCCGGCGAGCAGGGTGAGGGCGGCCAGCGGGGTCCAGCTGACGGCCTCGTACGGGCGCAGGTCGGCGAGCTCGGCCACCGGGGCCGGCTGCTTCGGGTCGCCCATGCAGACGCGCTTGACCACCATCAGCAGGTACCCGGCGGTGAGGAGGGTGCCCAGGCCGGCCAGCACCATGTAGGTGACGAACGCGGGGCGCGAGAGGCCCTCGGCCGGGTCGAACGCGCCGAACATCGCGAGCAGCTCGCCCCAGAAGCCGGCCAGCCCCGGCAGGCCGAGGCTGGCGACGGCGGCGAAGGCCAGCAGGGCGCCGATCCGCGGGGCCCGTCCGTAGAGGGCGGCCCCGGTGGAGCCGGCCAGGGTGTCGAGGTCCGCCGTGCCGTAGCGGTCCTTCAGGGCCCCGACCACGAAGAACAGCAGGCCGGTGATCAGCCCGTGGGCGATGTTGGCGAACAGCGCGCCGTTGACGCCCACCGGGGTGAGGGAGGCGATGCCCAGCAGCACGAAGCCCATGTGGCCGACGGAGGAGTAGGCGATCAGGCGCTTGAGGTCGCCCTTGGCCCCGGGCCGGACCAGCGCGAGGCAGGCCAGCGAGCCGTAGACGATGCCGACGGCGGCGAACGCGCCCAGGTAGGGGGCGAGCGTCGCGGTACCGTCCGGGACGACCGGGAGGAGGACCCGGACCAGGCCGTACGTCCCCATCTTCAGCAGCACGCCGGCGAGCAGCACCGAGCCGACCGTGGGGGCCGCCGTGTGCGCGTCCGGGAGCCAGCTGTGCAGCGGCCAGGCGGGGGCCTTGACCACCAGCCCGACCATGATCGCCAGGGCGGCGACCACCTGGGTGGTGTGGCTCAGGCCGCTGCCGTGCGCGGCGGCCAGCGCCTGCATGTCGAAGGTGCCCGCCTTGCTGCCGACCAGCAGGAAGCCGAGCAGCATCACCGCCGAGCCGAGCAGCGTGTACAGGATGAACCGGTTGGCGGCCGGCACCTTCGCCCCGGTGCCCCAGCGGGCGATCAGGAAGTACATCGGGATCAGCACGATCTCGAAGGCCAGGAAGAAGAGCAGCAGGTCCAGCACCGCGAAGGTGGCGAGCATGCCGACTTCGAGCAGGAGGAACAGCCCGGTGAAGGCCCGGGCCGAGGGGACGCCCTCCCCGGTCGGCAGCCGCTTCTCCGAGTACAGCGCGCAGAGGAAGGTGAGCAGCGCGGTCAGCACGATCAGCGGGAGCGAGACGCCGTCCACGCCGAGGTGGAGGCGCACGCCGATGGCCGGGATCCAGGACACGTCGGTGGTCGCCTGCATCCGGCCGGGCCCGTCGTGGTCGAAGCCCGCCGCGAGGACGATGCCGAGCACCAGGACGGCGCCGGTGACCACGGTGTTCAGCCGCAGCGCGCGCCGGTCGGCGGCGGCCGGGTCGGCGCCGAACGCCGGTACCAGGGTCAGCGCGGCCCCGGCCAGCGGCAGCACCAGGAGGGCGATGAGGACTGCGTTCATCGGGGGCTCCTACGGGCTGCGGTCGGCGGGGCTGGGCGGCGGGGCTGCCTGTTCTGGTCCATCCGGCTACACCGCCACCAGGACGACCAGCAGGACGACGCCGGCGAGCAGCGCGCTGAGGTAGGTCTGCGCGTTCCCGGTCTGGGCGAGCCGGACGGCCCGGCCGAGCAGGCCGGCCGCCGTCCCGCTGCCGCGCACGTACGTCTCGACGACCTCGCGGTCGAGGAAGCGGACCAGCCGGGCCGCGGCGGTCACCGGCCGGACGAACAGCGCGCTGTAGAGCCGGTCGACGCCGAAGCCGTGCCGGGCCGGGCCGAACAGCGGACCGAGCAGGGTGCGGCCGGGGTCGGCGACGATCACCTCGGCGGCCGGGGCGCCGGCCTGCTCGGGCACCCGGCCCAGCGGTGCGGCGGGCGGCTGGCCGGCGCCGAGCCGCGCGGTGGCGGAGCGCCAGGCCCCGTACGCCAGCAGCGCGCCGACCACGGCGAGGCCGGTACCGGTCACGGCGGTGACGGCCGAGGGCCGCAGCGAGCCGCCGTCCAGCAGCGCGGGCAGCCAGTCCGAGCGCAGGCTCGTCACGCCGAAGGCCATGGTCGGGACGGCCAGCACCCAGAGCGGCCAGCGCATCGCGGGCGGCTCGGCGGTGGCCGGGTCGGCCTCGTCCACCTCGGGCGAGTAGGGCGCGTCGGCCTCGTGGTCCGCCGGCGAGGCGGGCGCGGCGGCGCCGGCGGCGGCCGGGCTGTGGAACGCCACCAGGAACAGCCGCGCCGCGTACGCCGCGGTCAGCAGGGCGGTGAGCGCGGCCGAGATCAGCACGATCCAGCCGGCCGACTGCGGTACCGCGGACACCGGGCCGAGGCCGTTGGTCAGCGCCTCGCCGTTGGCCGCGTGCTCGGCGGCGGTCAGCACCGCCTCCTTGCTGAAGAAGCCGGAGAACGGCGGCAGCCCGATCAGGGCGACGAGCGCGATGCCCATCGTCCAGTAGGCGTCCGGCACCCGCTTGCGCAGCCCCGGGATCCGGAACATCGCGGAGATCGAGTTGGTGTGCGCGGCGTGGATCACCACACCGGCCGCGAGGAACAGCAGTGCCTTGAACGCCCCGTGGCTGACCAGGTGGAAGACGGAGGCCTCGCGGTCGCCGGCGGCCAGGGCGCCGGCCATGTAGCCGAGCTGCCCGACCGTCGAGTAGGCGAGCACCCGCTTCAGGTCGTCCTGGGCGAGCGCGCAGAGCGCCGAGCCGATCATCGTCACGGCGGCCATCACCGCGAGCACCACCAGCGCCGCGCCGGAGAGCAGGAAGACCGGCAGCAGCCGGGCGACCAGGTAGATGCCGGCCGCGACCATGGTGGCGGCGTGGATCAGCGCGGAGACCGGCGTCGGACCGGCCATCGCGTCCGGGAGCCAGGTGTGCAGCGGGAACTGCGCGCTCTTGCCGGCCACGCCGGCGAGCAGCAGCAGCGCGGTCAGCGTCGGGTGGCCGAG of the Kitasatospora sp. NBC_01246 genome contains:
- a CDS encoding NADH-quinone oxidoreductase subunit 5 family protein, which encodes MNLALPVLVPVLPALGSAATLAVGRRAPGLARPLAIVPVAVSAVLALVVALQLGTGQVLEAGTWLTPTGGPDLTLGLYLDGYSSLISVLVGLVATCVQVYSTAYLKDDPRYPSYAALVSLFTAAMFLVVYSGDLIVLLVGWEVMGICSYFLIGHHWETADARSASLKAFLVTKLGDVPFLFGIFLLGADAGSFRISDVLAAAAEGRLGHPTLTALLLLAGVAGKSAQFPLHTWLPDAMAGPTPVSALIHAATMVAAGIYLVARLLPVFLLSGAALVVLAVMAAVTMIGSALCALAQDDLKRVLAYSTVGQLGYMAGALAAGDREASVFHLVSHGAFKALLFLAAGVVIHAAHTNSISAMFRIPGLRKRVPDAYWTMGIALVALIGLPPFSGFFSKEAVLTAAEHAANGEALTNGLGPVSAVPQSAGWIVLISAALTALLTAAYAARLFLVAFHSPAAAGAAAPASPADHEADAPYSPEVDEADPATAEPPAMRWPLWVLAVPTMAFGVTSLRSDWLPALLDGGSLRPSAVTAVTGTGLAVVGALLAYGAWRSATARLGAGQPPAAPLGRVPEQAGAPAAEVIVADPGRTLLGPLFGPARHGFGVDRLYSALFVRPVTAAARLVRFLDREVVETYVRGSGTAAGLLGRAVRLAQTGNAQTYLSALLAGVVLLVVLVAV
- a CDS encoding complex I subunit 4 family protein, with protein sequence MNAVLIALLVLPLAGAALTLVPAFGADPAAADRRALRLNTVVTGAVLVLGIVLAAGFDHDGPGRMQATTDVSWIPAIGVRLHLGVDGVSLPLIVLTALLTFLCALYSEKRLPTGEGVPSARAFTGLFLLLEVGMLATFAVLDLLLFFLAFEIVLIPMYFLIARWGTGAKVPAANRFILYTLLGSAVMLLGFLLVGSKAGTFDMQALAAAHGSGLSHTTQVVAALAIMVGLVVKAPAWPLHSWLPDAHTAAPTVGSVLLAGVLLKMGTYGLVRVLLPVVPDGTATLAPYLGAFAAVGIVYGSLACLALVRPGAKGDLKRLIAYSSVGHMGFVLLGIASLTPVGVNGALFANIAHGLITGLLFFVVGALKDRYGTADLDTLAGSTGAALYGRAPRIGALLAFAAVASLGLPGLAGFWGELLAMFGAFDPAEGLSRPAFVTYMVLAGLGTLLTAGYLLMVVKRVCMGDPKQPAPVAELADLRPYEAVSWTPLAALTLLAGLWPALLLGLSDPAVKHLLGGG